Proteins found in one Amycolatopsis aidingensis genomic segment:
- the rplT gene encoding 50S ribosomal protein L20, translated as MARVKRAVNAQKKRRATLENASGYRGQRSRLYRKAKEQTLHSFNYAYRDRRARKGDFRQLWITRINAAARQNGVTYNRFIQGLKAAGVEVDRKILAELAVNDAAAFTALAEVAKQNIPATVKPA; from the coding sequence GTGGCACGCGTCAAGCGGGCGGTGAACGCCCAGAAGAAGCGTCGCGCGACGCTCGAGAACGCCAGCGGCTACCGCGGCCAGCGTTCGCGGCTTTACCGCAAGGCCAAGGAGCAGACGCTCCATTCGTTCAACTACGCCTACCGGGACCGCCGCGCCCGCAAGGGTGACTTCCGCCAGCTGTGGATCACCCGGATCAACGCCGCGGCCCGCCAGAACGGCGTCACCTACAACCGGTTCATCCAGGGCCTCAAGGCCGCCGGTGTCGAGGTGGACCGCAAGATCCTGGCCGAGCTCGCGGTGAACGACGCCGCCGCCTTCACGGCGCTGGCCGAGGTCGCCAAGCAGAACATCCCGGCGACGGTGAAGCCGGCCTGA
- a CDS encoding TrmH family RNA methyltransferase: MSVTSPRPGDDRCTHRTPRVVAARRLATRSGRAEAGRFLAEGAQAVREALRHARVHELFVTEQAAARHGELVTEAERSARVSAITSRAAELLSETVTPQGLVAVCDSVEVPPERALAGRPRLVAVLAGVADPGNAGTVLRVADAAGADAVLFAGETVDVHNGKCVRASTGSLFHLPVARCASVAEALAACRRAGLVVTAADGSAEDDLQTAADLVAPTAWLFGNEAHGLAPELLAAADRVLRVPIYGAAESLNLATAAAVCLYASAMASRGRAT, translated from the coding sequence CTGAGTGTGACCTCGCCACGACCCGGGGACGATCGGTGTACGCACCGGACTCCCCGGGTCGTTGCTGCGCGCAGGCTCGCGACCCGCTCGGGCCGGGCCGAGGCAGGACGTTTTCTCGCCGAGGGTGCGCAGGCGGTCCGGGAGGCGCTACGGCACGCCCGGGTGCATGAACTGTTCGTCACCGAACAGGCCGCGGCGCGGCACGGTGAGCTGGTGACCGAGGCGGAGCGCTCGGCCCGGGTGTCCGCGATCACGTCCCGGGCCGCCGAGTTGCTGTCCGAGACGGTGACTCCGCAGGGGCTGGTGGCCGTATGCGACAGCGTCGAGGTGCCACCCGAGCGGGCGCTGGCAGGCAGGCCCCGGCTGGTTGCGGTGCTCGCCGGGGTCGCCGACCCCGGCAACGCGGGCACCGTGCTGCGGGTCGCGGACGCGGCCGGGGCGGATGCCGTGCTGTTCGCGGGGGAGACCGTGGACGTGCACAACGGAAAGTGCGTGCGCGCCTCCACCGGGAGCCTGTTCCATCTCCCGGTGGCCCGGTGTGCCTCGGTCGCCGAGGCACTGGCCGCCTGCCGCCGGGCCGGGCTGGTGGTGACCGCGGCCGACGGTAGTGCGGAGGACGACCTGCAGACCGCGGCGGACCTGGTCGCGCCCACCGCCTGGCTGTTCGGGAACGAGGCTCATGGACTCGCCCCGGAACTGCTGGCGGCGGCCGACCGGGTGCTGCGGGTGCCCATCTATGGCGCGGCGGAGAGCCTGAATCTGGCCACCGCGGCCGCGGTCTGCCTCTACGCCAGCGCGATGGCCTCCCGTGGGCGGGCCACTTGA
- the rpmI gene encoding 50S ribosomal protein L35 — protein MPKFKTHSGTAKRVRFTGSGKIRRQRAGRRHLMEKQPSKVSRRLEGTTDLAKPDVPRVKRLLGR, from the coding sequence ATGCCGAAGTTTAAGACGCACAGCGGGACCGCCAAGCGCGTCCGGTTCACCGGCAGCGGCAAGATCCGCAGGCAGCGGGCGGGCCGTAGGCACCTGATGGAGAAGCAGCCGAGCAAGGTGTCCCGCAGGCTGGAAGGCACCACGGACCTCGCCAAGCCGGACGTGCCGCGGGTCAAGCGGCTGCTCGGTCGCTGA
- a CDS encoding DNA alkylation repair protein, translated as MNLTEAVRTGLAELADPAKAPAMRAYMKSELPFRGVAKPARQRLARRVFAEHPLPDLRSWRATVLELWHGARYREERYLALDLTGHRAYSSWQGPELLPLYEELIVTGAWWDFVDELAARRVGPILRAAPETTDPLLRRWARDADRWKRRTAVICQLGSKQDTRVGLLEYCVEANIDDPDFFLRKGIGWALRQHARVDPEWVRRFVRAHPGLSPLSRREALKHLEGNHGVHR; from the coding sequence ATGAACCTGACCGAGGCGGTGCGCACCGGGCTGGCCGAACTGGCGGATCCGGCGAAAGCGCCGGCCATGCGCGCCTACATGAAGTCCGAGCTACCGTTTCGCGGGGTGGCCAAGCCGGCGCGGCAACGGCTGGCGCGGCGGGTGTTCGCCGAGCATCCGCTGCCGGACCTCCGGTCCTGGCGGGCCACCGTGCTCGAGCTGTGGCACGGTGCGCGGTACCGCGAGGAACGTTATCTCGCCCTGGACCTGACCGGCCACCGCGCTTACTCCTCCTGGCAGGGGCCGGAGTTGCTGCCGTTGTACGAGGAACTGATCGTCACTGGCGCGTGGTGGGACTTCGTGGACGAGCTCGCCGCCCGCCGGGTGGGCCCGATCCTGCGCGCGGCACCCGAGACGACCGATCCGCTGCTGCGCCGCTGGGCACGCGATGCGGACCGGTGGAAGCGCCGCACCGCGGTGATCTGCCAACTCGGATCCAAACAGGACACCAGAGTCGGCCTGCTGGAGTACTGCGTCGAGGCGAATATCGACGACCCCGACTTCTTCCTCCGCAAGGGCATCGGCTGGGCGCTGCGCCAGCATGCGCGGGTGGACCCGGAGTGGGTGCGCAGGTTCGTCCGCGCCCATCCCGGGCTGTCCCCGCTGTCCCGGCGGGAAGCACTCAAACATCTGGAGGGAAACCATGGTGTGCACCGGTAG
- the pheT gene encoding phenylalanine--tRNA ligase subunit beta, translating to MRVPVSWLIEHLELDEAVGPDELVDAFVRIGVEVEDVQPLGQVEGPLVVGRVVEFEELTEFKKPIRYCRVEVGDGMPVAPADELAAELDEPEEDAGDEADEEDAAEHGHSGIRTNGIICGASNFAEGDLVVVALPGAVLPGGFEITARKTYGRVSEGMICSASELGLGDDHTGILVLPPGTASPGDDAREILGVDDTVLELTPTPDRGYALSIRGLARELSCALDAPFGDPADPGAVGLPEAEGDAWPVTIEDPQGCGRFVLRRITGLDAGAPTPWWMRRRLMLAGIRSISLAVDVTNYVMLELGHPMHAWDTAAVRGGLVVRRARAGEKLTTLDDVERELDPDDMVIADDSGVTSLAGVMGGAGTEIGLDSTDVLLEAAHWDPASISRTARRHKLFSEAAKRFERFTDPQLCAVAVELAARLLRQYGDGSIQPGRTDAGGVEPPPAVTMPISLPDQVAGVNYQRGVTVRRLTQIGCKITVSTGDDGKGLVTAVPPSWRADLVQQADLVEEVLRLEGYDSIPSVLPAAPAGRGLTEVQRRRRAVSRALAEAGYVEVLPFPFVDKAVWDAFGLPEDDDRRQAVTLLNPLEADKSELATSLLPSMLETLQRNTARGFRDLGLFHIGQVVLPGEHQETVPDLGVDGRPSEEDLAALRAAVPDQPTHVAVVLSGQRERPGWWGPGERASWADAVQAARTVAAAAGVELRVEAGNLPPWHPGRCARLSVGGRTVGHAGELHPKVVEALGLPARMAAMELDLDAIPLPDGRPAPAISAYPPVLLDVALVVDAEVPSAELAEVLRNGAGELLEDVALFDDYRGDQVGEGNRSLAYKLRFRAPDRTLTAEEATKARDAAVAAAAERFGATLR from the coding sequence GTGCGAGTCCCCGTCAGCTGGCTCATCGAACACCTCGAGCTCGACGAAGCCGTCGGGCCGGACGAGCTTGTGGACGCGTTCGTCCGGATCGGCGTCGAGGTCGAGGACGTGCAACCACTCGGCCAGGTCGAGGGGCCGCTCGTGGTGGGCAGGGTCGTCGAGTTCGAGGAGCTGACCGAGTTCAAGAAACCCATCCGGTACTGCCGGGTGGAGGTGGGCGACGGTATGCCGGTGGCCCCCGCCGACGAGCTCGCGGCGGAGCTGGACGAGCCGGAGGAGGACGCGGGGGACGAGGCTGACGAGGAGGACGCCGCCGAGCACGGGCACTCCGGGATCCGGACCAACGGCATCATCTGCGGTGCCAGCAACTTCGCCGAGGGTGACCTGGTGGTGGTCGCCCTGCCCGGTGCCGTGCTGCCCGGCGGGTTCGAGATCACCGCGCGCAAGACCTATGGCCGGGTGAGCGAGGGCATGATCTGTTCCGCGAGCGAACTCGGCCTTGGCGACGATCACACCGGCATCCTGGTGCTGCCGCCGGGTACGGCGAGCCCTGGCGACGACGCCAGGGAGATTCTCGGCGTGGACGACACGGTGCTGGAGCTCACCCCGACTCCCGACCGCGGATACGCGCTTTCGATCCGCGGCCTGGCCAGGGAACTGTCCTGTGCGCTGGATGCGCCCTTCGGCGACCCGGCCGATCCCGGTGCCGTCGGGCTGCCCGAGGCCGAGGGCGACGCCTGGCCGGTCACGATCGAGGACCCGCAGGGCTGCGGCCGGTTCGTGCTGCGCAGGATCACCGGCCTGGACGCCGGAGCCCCGACCCCGTGGTGGATGCGCCGCCGGTTGATGCTGGCCGGAATCCGGTCGATCTCGCTGGCCGTGGACGTCACCAACTACGTGATGCTCGAGCTCGGCCACCCGATGCATGCCTGGGACACCGCCGCGGTGCGCGGTGGCCTCGTGGTGCGCCGGGCGCGGGCCGGGGAGAAGCTGACCACCCTGGACGATGTGGAGCGGGAACTCGATCCGGACGACATGGTGATCGCCGACGACAGTGGGGTCACCTCGCTCGCCGGGGTCATGGGCGGCGCGGGCACCGAGATCGGGCTGGACAGCACCGATGTGCTGCTCGAGGCCGCGCACTGGGATCCGGCTTCGATCAGCAGGACGGCCCGGCGGCACAAGCTGTTCTCCGAGGCGGCCAAACGGTTCGAGCGGTTCACCGACCCGCAGCTGTGCGCGGTGGCGGTGGAACTGGCCGCGCGGCTGCTGCGTCAGTACGGCGACGGCAGCATCCAGCCGGGTCGCACCGATGCGGGCGGGGTGGAGCCACCGCCCGCGGTCACCATGCCGATCAGCCTGCCCGACCAGGTCGCCGGTGTGAACTACCAGCGTGGGGTCACCGTCCGCAGGCTCACCCAGATCGGCTGCAAGATCACGGTGAGCACGGGGGACGACGGAAAGGGACTGGTGACCGCGGTTCCGCCGAGCTGGCGAGCCGACCTGGTGCAGCAGGCCGATCTGGTGGAGGAGGTGCTGCGGCTCGAGGGCTACGACAGCATCCCCTCGGTGCTGCCTGCCGCGCCCGCCGGCCGCGGGCTCACCGAGGTCCAACGGCGCCGCCGCGCCGTCTCCCGCGCGCTTGCCGAGGCCGGTTATGTCGAGGTGCTGCCGTTCCCGTTCGTCGACAAGGCGGTGTGGGATGCCTTCGGGTTGCCGGAGGACGATGACCGCAGGCAGGCCGTGACGCTGCTGAACCCGCTCGAGGCCGACAAGAGCGAACTGGCGACCAGTTTGCTGCCCAGCATGCTGGAGACACTGCAGCGAAACACGGCCCGTGGGTTCCGCGATCTCGGCCTGTTCCACATCGGGCAGGTCGTGCTGCCCGGCGAGCACCAGGAAACCGTGCCCGACCTCGGCGTGGACGGCAGGCCGAGCGAGGAGGACCTGGCCGCGTTGCGCGCGGCGGTGCCGGATCAGCCGACACATGTCGCCGTGGTGCTCAGTGGGCAGCGGGAGCGTCCCGGCTGGTGGGGCCCCGGGGAGCGGGCGAGCTGGGCGGACGCCGTGCAGGCGGCGCGCACTGTCGCCGCCGCGGCCGGGGTCGAACTGCGGGTCGAGGCGGGGAACCTGCCGCCATGGCACCCTGGCCGGTGCGCCCGGCTCAGTGTGGGCGGCCGGACCGTCGGGCATGCGGGGGAGTTGCATCCGAAGGTGGTCGAGGCGCTCGGCCTGCCCGCCCGGATGGCCGCGATGGAGCTCGACCTCGACGCGATCCCGTTGCCGGATGGCAGGCCCGCGCCCGCCATTTCCGCGTATCCACCGGTGCTGCTGGACGTCGCGCTGGTCGTGGACGCCGAGGTACCGTCCGCCGAACTCGCCGAGGTACTGCGCAACGGCGCGGGCGAGCTGCTGGAGGACGTCGCGCTGTTCGACGACTACCGGGGTGACCAGGTCGGCGAGGGTAACCGGTCGCTGGCGTACAAGCTGCGGTTCCGCGCTCCCGATCGGACCCTGACCGCCGAGGAGGCCACCAAGGCGCGGGATGCCGCGGTCGCGGCCGCGGCCGAGCGGTTCGGCGCCACCCTGCGCTGA
- a CDS encoding DUF4240 domain-containing protein — protein sequence MKEHHVWRLIRHARQDARDHLAAAGDRHSCLPTVFTWTVLSFLDRSLQDRPLADVIAFQQLLIRIHRRAYRWDLWLAFGIALGGADEDRFDDCICWLILQGRRTFARVLVDPDVLAGMEVDPAEVAGSSRLDTLTHEVLIPGMGESLSWWQEKWLDDVVGSILPIGPPPGAPPGQDLAAARRRFPKLVARHLPAEQAELGGPLIRHHFPAGQVR from the coding sequence ATGAAGGAACACCACGTCTGGCGCCTGATCCGGCACGCGCGGCAGGACGCGCGCGACCACCTGGCCGCCGCGGGCGACCGGCACAGCTGCCTGCCCACCGTCTTCACCTGGACCGTGCTGTCCTTTCTGGACCGGTCGCTCCAGGACAGACCACTGGCCGACGTCATCGCCTTCCAGCAGCTACTGATCCGCATCCACCGCCGTGCCTACCGGTGGGACCTCTGGCTGGCGTTCGGGATCGCGCTCGGCGGAGCCGACGAGGACCGCTTCGACGACTGCATCTGCTGGCTGATCCTGCAGGGCAGACGCACCTTCGCCCGGGTACTGGTCGATCCGGACGTCCTCGCCGGGATGGAGGTCGATCCCGCGGAGGTGGCCGGCTCGAGCCGCCTGGACACGCTGACCCACGAGGTACTCATCCCGGGCATGGGCGAGTCCCTCAGCTGGTGGCAGGAAAAATGGCTCGATGACGTGGTGGGCAGCATCCTGCCCATCGGCCCACCACCCGGCGCGCCGCCAGGACAGGACCTGGCCGCGGCACGGCGGCGCTTCCCGAAACTGGTCGCCCGCCACCTTCCGGCCGAGCAGGCGGAACTCGGCGGCCCGCTGATCCGGCACCACTTCCCCGCAGGACAGGTCCGATGA
- the infC gene encoding translation initiation factor IF-3 — protein MSSETRINDRIRVPEVRLVGPNGEQVGIVRIEDALRLAQESDLDLVEVAPQARPPVCKLMDFGKFKYESAQKARESRRNQQLTVIKEQKLRPKIDQHDYETKKGHVSRFLAAGNKVKVTIMFRGREQSRPELGFRLLQKLADDVADLGFIESNPKQDGRNMIMVLAPHKNVKSKSKAKETEAAES, from the coding sequence ATCAGCTCCGAGACACGCATCAATGACCGCATCCGGGTTCCGGAGGTGCGGCTCGTCGGCCCGAACGGCGAGCAGGTCGGCATCGTCCGGATAGAGGATGCGCTTCGGCTCGCCCAGGAGTCGGATCTCGACCTCGTCGAGGTCGCCCCGCAGGCGCGGCCGCCGGTATGCAAGCTCATGGACTTCGGCAAGTTCAAGTACGAGAGCGCGCAGAAGGCTCGCGAGTCACGCCGTAACCAGCAGCTGACCGTCATCAAGGAACAGAAGCTGCGTCCCAAGATCGACCAGCACGACTACGAGACGAAGAAGGGCCACGTGTCCCGCTTCCTCGCAGCCGGGAACAAGGTCAAGGTGACGATCATGTTCCGTGGGCGCGAGCAGTCCCGCCCCGAACTGGGCTTCCGACTGCTGCAGAAGCTGGCTGACGACGTCGCCGATCTCGGCTTCATCGAGTCGAACCCCAAGCAGGACGGCCGCAACATGATCATGGTGCTGGCCCCGCACAAGAACGTGAAGTCCAAGTCGAAGGCCAAGGAAACCGAGGCCGCGGAGTCCTGA
- a CDS encoding alpha/beta fold hydrolase, whose protein sequence is MTERIMTADGVELCLETFGAATDPALLLIAGAALSMDWWEPAFCTRLAEQGRFVIRYDHRDTGRSVTSPAGAPSYTGDELATDPLRILNALGVARAHLVGVSMGGGMAQYLAARHADRLRTLTLVATSPAGERSGQECLPPPEPRIRATFEDPAAEPDWADRQGVVDYLVEAERPFAGSLGFDEERARRVANIAVDRTRDLAASVTNHWAISGGSTDQFRLAEIAVPTLVLHGTDDPLFPYAHGEALAAEIPGATLVPLAGMGHEMPPPALWDTVVSAVVRHTGQMTA, encoded by the coding sequence ATGACTGAACGCATCATGACGGCCGACGGGGTCGAGCTGTGCCTGGAGACCTTCGGTGCGGCCACCGATCCGGCGCTGCTGCTGATCGCCGGGGCGGCCCTCTCGATGGACTGGTGGGAGCCTGCCTTCTGCACCCGGCTCGCGGAGCAGGGCCGGTTCGTGATCCGGTACGACCATCGTGACACCGGCCGGTCCGTCACCTCGCCCGCGGGCGCACCCTCGTACACCGGGGACGAACTGGCCACCGACCCGCTGCGGATCCTGAACGCACTGGGGGTCGCCCGTGCGCATCTGGTCGGCGTCTCGATGGGTGGCGGCATGGCGCAGTACCTCGCGGCCCGGCACGCGGACCGGCTGCGCACCCTCACCCTCGTCGCCACCAGCCCGGCTGGCGAGCGCTCCGGCCAGGAGTGCCTGCCCCCGCCGGAGCCGCGGATCCGGGCCACGTTCGAGGACCCGGCTGCCGAACCGGACTGGGCCGACCGGCAGGGCGTGGTCGACTATCTCGTCGAGGCCGAACGGCCCTTCGCCGGTTCGCTCGGCTTCGACGAGGAGCGGGCGCGGCGGGTGGCGAACATCGCGGTGGACCGCACCAGGGACCTCGCGGCGAGCGTGACCAATCACTGGGCCATTTCCGGCGGCTCGACGGACCAGTTCCGGCTCGCCGAGATCGCGGTGCCGACGCTGGTACTGCACGGCACCGATGACCCGCTCTTCCCGTATGCCCACGGCGAGGCGCTGGCCGCCGAGATTCCGGGCGCCACGCTTGTCCCGCTGGCCGGCATGGGGCACGAGATGCCCCCGCCCGCGTTGTGGGACACCGTCGTGTCCGCCGTCGTGCGGCACACCGGGCAGATGACCGCTTAG
- a CDS encoding putative glycolipid-binding domain-containing protein, whose product MEVAWSCLDWPGVEHVRWSDQDGLRVDSNAVMAFPDGAARIAYRIEAAPDGATTWVEVELVREHAVRRIAVSGDGLGAWRDESGAPLPELAGCLDVDISITPFTNTLPIRRLGLRPGQAADLRVLYIKLPELELSVSPQRYTRLDAAGGGERYRYESPGFRADLPVDEHDLVLDYPEGWRRERT is encoded by the coding sequence ATGGAGGTCGCGTGGAGCTGCCTTGACTGGCCGGGGGTTGAGCATGTGCGCTGGTCGGACCAGGACGGGTTACGGGTGGACAGCAACGCGGTGATGGCGTTCCCGGACGGGGCCGCGCGGATCGCCTACCGGATCGAGGCCGCCCCGGACGGGGCGACGACCTGGGTGGAGGTCGAGCTCGTTCGCGAGCACGCCGTGCGCAGGATCGCCGTATCGGGTGATGGTCTCGGTGCCTGGCGGGACGAGTCCGGTGCGCCGCTGCCGGAGCTCGCCGGCTGCCTCGACGTGGACATCTCGATCACGCCGTTCACCAACACGCTGCCCATCCGGCGGCTCGGCCTGCGCCCCGGACAGGCCGCCGACCTGCGGGTGCTGTACATCAAGCTGCCCGAGCTGGAGCTTTCGGTTTCCCCGCAGCGCTACACCAGGCTGGACGCGGCCGGTGGCGGGGAGCGCTACCGGTACGAGTCTCCAGGGTTCCGTGCCGACCTTCCGGTGGACGAGCACGACCTGGTCCTCGACTACCCGGAGGGGTGGCGGCGCGAGCGCACCTGA
- a CDS encoding protein-tyrosine phosphatase family protein has translation MVDIWEPTAAGVLRLPSGRLVRGRGLRQPLPAGPEPTFALYLLGRQPPPVSWEARWLRWPDFWLPTDRQAAAQALREAWARAEDGRVEIACAGGRGRTGTALACLAVLDGVPAKEAVGYVRAHYCAHAVETPWQRRFVSRFH, from the coding sequence GTGGTCGATATCTGGGAACCCACCGCGGCCGGGGTGCTGCGGTTGCCCTCGGGCCGCCTCGTCCGGGGTCGAGGGCTGCGCCAACCGTTGCCTGCGGGCCCGGAGCCCACCTTCGCGCTGTACCTGCTGGGCCGGCAGCCCCCTCCGGTGAGCTGGGAGGCCAGGTGGCTGCGCTGGCCGGACTTCTGGTTGCCCACCGACCGCCAGGCCGCCGCCCAGGCCCTGCGCGAAGCATGGGCACGCGCCGAAGACGGCCGGGTCGAGATTGCCTGCGCCGGCGGGCGTGGCCGGACCGGCACCGCACTGGCCTGCCTTGCCGTGCTGGACGGGGTGCCCGCCAAGGAGGCGGTCGGCTACGTCCGCGCGCACTACTGCGCACACGCCGTGGAGACGCCATGGCAACGCCGGTTCGTCTCCCGCTTCCACTAA
- a CDS encoding CGNR zinc finger domain-containing protein has translation MVSVDGHRQAAPGELERVRELLNTWLVPNDTRVPTDNLAEFCAARGLGTAEADTIRALRDDLRSVIEQPADAEGLLADWSASTALRPVLSQGRLAFAHDGGLAAELLAAVFSAAAAGRLRRLKACPDCRWVFYDHTRNGRKRWCLMYAGGPEGRACGTIAKVRTYRQRHPGTA, from the coding sequence ATGGTTAGCGTGGACGGGCATCGGCAGGCCGCGCCAGGGGAACTGGAGCGGGTACGCGAGCTGCTGAACACCTGGCTGGTGCCCAATGACACCCGGGTGCCCACCGACAACCTCGCCGAGTTCTGCGCCGCGCGCGGGCTCGGCACGGCGGAAGCGGACACGATCCGCGCACTGCGGGACGACCTGCGGTCCGTGATCGAGCAACCAGCGGACGCGGAGGGCCTGCTCGCCGACTGGAGCGCCAGTACGGCGCTGCGCCCCGTGCTCAGCCAGGGGCGGCTGGCCTTCGCCCACGACGGCGGGCTCGCCGCGGAGCTGCTCGCCGCGGTGTTCTCCGCCGCCGCGGCCGGGCGGCTACGCAGGCTGAAGGCCTGCCCCGACTGCCGCTGGGTGTTCTACGACCACACCCGCAACGGCAGGAAACGCTGGTGCCTGATGTACGCGGGCGGGCCGGAAGGGCGGGCCTGCGGCACCATCGCCAAGGTGCGTACGTACCGGCAGCGCCACCCCGGAACCGCCTGA
- the pheS gene encoding phenylalanine--tRNA ligase subunit alpha: protein MPEANDQERQSVASLAPETLQAAVRAAEEEFAAAADLDALAAVKPAHLGDQAPLLLARRQIGSLPKAEKAEAGKRVNEAMRAAQAAFDARRAALQAERDERVLREEAVDVTLPWDKVPRGARHPITTIAERVADAFVAMGYEVADGPEVEAEWFNFDALNFGKDHPARQMQDTFYVAPESSGLVLRTHTSPVQARVLLDRELPVYVVVPGRTYRTDELDATHTPVFHQVEGLAVDKGLTMAHLKGTLDAFARAIFGESSGTRFRPHFFPFTEPSAEVDVWFPEKKGGPGWVEWGGCGMVNPNVLRACGVDPAVYSGFAFGMGIERTLQFRNGIPDMRDMVEGDIRFTLPFGTEA, encoded by the coding sequence ATGCCCGAAGCCAACGACCAGGAGCGGCAGTCGGTAGCGTCGCTCGCTCCGGAGACCCTGCAGGCCGCGGTGCGGGCGGCCGAGGAAGAGTTCGCGGCAGCGGCGGATCTGGACGCGCTCGCCGCCGTCAAGCCGGCACATCTCGGTGACCAAGCCCCGCTGCTGCTCGCCCGCAGGCAGATCGGTTCCCTGCCGAAGGCGGAGAAGGCCGAGGCCGGCAAGCGGGTGAACGAGGCCATGCGGGCCGCGCAGGCCGCGTTCGATGCCCGGCGGGCCGCCCTGCAGGCCGAGCGGGACGAGCGGGTGCTGCGCGAGGAGGCGGTGGACGTCACCCTCCCGTGGGACAAGGTGCCCCGGGGCGCGCGGCACCCCATCACCACCATCGCCGAGCGGGTGGCGGACGCCTTCGTGGCGATGGGCTACGAGGTCGCCGACGGCCCCGAGGTCGAGGCCGAGTGGTTCAACTTCGATGCGCTGAACTTCGGCAAGGACCACCCCGCGCGGCAGATGCAGGACACGTTCTACGTGGCGCCGGAGAGTTCCGGCCTGGTGTTGCGCACGCACACCTCGCCGGTGCAGGCCCGCGTTCTGCTGGACCGGGAGCTGCCGGTGTACGTGGTGGTGCCGGGGCGCACCTACCGGACGGACGAGCTGGACGCCACGCACACTCCCGTCTTCCACCAGGTCGAGGGTCTCGCGGTGGACAAGGGGCTCACCATGGCCCACTTGAAGGGCACTTTGGACGCCTTCGCCAGGGCGATCTTCGGGGAGTCCTCGGGTACCCGTTTCCGGCCGCACTTCTTCCCGTTCACCGAGCCCTCGGCCGAGGTGGACGTGTGGTTCCCGGAGAAGAAGGGTGGCCCCGGCTGGGTCGAATGGGGCGGCTGCGGCATGGTCAACCCGAACGTGCTGCGTGCCTGTGGCGTCGACCCCGCGGTGTACTCCGGGTTCGCGTTCGGCATGGGTATCGAGCGCACCCTGCAGTTCCGCAACGGGATTCCCGACATGCGCGACATGGTGGAGGGCGACATCAGGTTCACCCTTCCCTTCGGAACGGAGGCGTGA
- a CDS encoding DUF1844 domain-containing protein, with translation MPPDVRGLAEIPSVEVISRAAVMLMSAAAERLGLADDEPESSPYRDLDEARRLITALAGLVTSSAEYLGLHAAPLRDGVQSLQKAFREASAVPDAPGQGPGEKYTGPVH, from the coding sequence GTGCCGCCCGATGTGCGCGGGCTGGCGGAGATCCCGAGCGTCGAGGTGATCAGCCGGGCCGCCGTCATGCTCATGTCCGCAGCGGCCGAACGGCTCGGGCTGGCCGACGACGAGCCGGAGAGCAGCCCGTACCGCGATCTGGACGAGGCACGCAGGCTGATCACCGCACTGGCCGGCCTTGTCACCTCCTCGGCCGAGTACCTCGGCCTGCACGCGGCACCGCTGCGGGATGGGGTGCAGTCGCTGCAGAAGGCCTTCCGGGAGGCATCGGCGGTCCCGGACGCCCCAGGGCAGGGGCCAGGCGAGAAATACACCGGGCCCGTGCACTGA